A genome region from Gigantopelta aegis isolate Gae_Host chromosome 3, Gae_host_genome, whole genome shotgun sequence includes the following:
- the LOC121366720 gene encoding uncharacterized protein LOC121366720, with the protein MSRILKLALVPVLIQVVLFSVSRVSAVSDHVSYVMSQGKCKEVTERATRDCRWPAGLYPFVDQLVKGGRIIAYKIRWFSGSWSGWYVPGVNDIDGKFNPSSRSCSLPYLRNSMRRMWSYFYDHTHKYIICTH; encoded by the exons ATGTCTCGTATTTTGAAGCTAGCTCTTGTACCGGTTTTGATACAAGTCGTCCTATTTTCAGTCTCGAGGGTCTCTGCTGTGAGCGACCATGTGTCATATGTGATGAGCCAA GGTAAATGTAAGGAGGTAACCGAGAGAGCCACTCGAGACTGTAGATGGCCGGCAGGGTTGTATCCCTTTGTGGACCAGCTTGTGAAGGGTGGGAGAATCATTGCCTACAAGATCCGCTGGTTCAGCGGCAGCTGGTCAGGCTG gtaTGTTCCAGGTGTGAATGACATTGACGGAAAGTTTAACCCATCCAGCCGATCGTGTTCACTGCCATACCTAAGGAACTCAATGAGAAGAATGTGGTCATACTTCTACGaccacacacataaatatattatctgTACGCATTAA
- the LOC121366732 gene encoding uncharacterized protein LOC121366732, whose protein sequence is MSRILKLALVPALIQVVLFSVAVQSRVPAKIISESIGIVKSMAPAMISASSSDHVSYVMSQGKCKEVTEDATRDCRWPAGLYPFVDQLVKGGRIIAYKIRWFNGSWSGWYVPGVNDIDGKFNPSSRSCSLPYLRNSMRRMWSYFYDHTHKYIICTH, encoded by the exons atgtCTCGTATTTTGAAGCTAGCTCTTGTACCGGCTTTGATACAAGTCGTCCTATTTTCAGTCGCTGTCCAGAGTCGTGTCCCCGCTAAGATAATATCGGAAAGCATCGGGATAGTTAAGTCCATGGCCCCTGCTATGATCAGTGCATCATCGAGCGACCATGTGTCATATGTGATGAGCCAG GGTAAATGTAAGGAGGTAACCGAGGACGCCACTCGAGACTGTAGATGGCCAGCAGGGTTGTATCCCTTTGTGGACCAGCTGGTGAAGGGTGGAAGAATCATTGCCTACAAGATCCGCTGGTTCAACGGCAGCTGGTCAGGCTG gtaTGTTCCAGGTGTGAATGACATTGACGGAAAGTTTAACCCATCCAGCCGATCGTGTTCACTGCCATACCTAAGGAACTCAATGAGAAGAATGTGGTCATACTTCTACGaccacacacataaatatattatctgTACGCATTAA